CGTGGAGGCGAGCGCGAGGAGGTTGTTCAGCTGATAGCCGACCTCGGCCGTTACGCGTCCGAGGGCGGTGAGACGGATCTCTCGCGTCTCCGGATCCGCGTTCACTGCCCTCGCGGCTGCGGGAGCTTGGCGCTCCTCGAACCGCGCGAGGCATGCGGAGATCTCGGCCGCGATCTTGAGGAGGCGCTGCTTGGTCGCCACCTCTCTTTCGGTCTCGCCGAGCTTCCCCTGCGTCGCGAGCTCGCGAAGATCCCCGACGAGCGCGAGCGTCTCCCGAATCTCCGAACGCGCCATCGCCTCCCCCCATAGACAGGTTTGCCCCGCTCTCCTCGTATCGACCGGAGGAAAGCGGGGCTTTAACCTGAGAGATGCGCGCGTTTCCGCCGCGAGGACCCAAAGCCTACTCAGCTGCGCTCGGGCTGAGAAGGCCCGCGATCCCCTCGGCGCGGCCTTCGGGAGCGGCGCCGATACCGCGGCCTCTCCCCGCGGCCGCTCAGGCGCTCGAGCGCTGCGCGCGCAGCCGCCTGCTCCGCATCCTTCTTCGTCTGCCCCCTCCCTTGCCCGATCACCTGCCCGCCGACCGAGACGTCGACCTGGAACGTCTTCTGGTGGTCCGGCCCCATCTCCTTGCGGATTCGGTAGACCGGGTGCAGCTTTCGTTCGCTCTGGACCTTCTCTTGGAGAAGGCTCTTGTAGTTCAGGTGATCCTCGTTCTCCGTGATCTCCCGCATCTCATCGAGGATGATCCGCCGGATGAACCGCGCGGCCGCGGGGAGCCCCTGGTCGAGGTAGATCGCCCCGATCACCGCCTCGAGAGCGTCCGCCGTGATCGACGCCCGCGTGCGCCCTCCCGCCTCGCTCTCGCTTGCCGAGAGGAGCAGATAGCGGCCGAGCCCGGTCTCCTCCGCCTTCTCGGCGAGAATCTGCCGGCTCACCACGAGCGACTTGATCTTCGTGAGGTTCCCTTCGTTCTCCTCCGGATGCTTCCGGTAGAGATGCTCGTTGACGACGAGCCCGAGCACGGAGTCGCCGAGAAACTCCATCCTCTCGTTCGACTCGCCGCGCAAGGAGGCTCTTCCGTTCAAGAACGAACGATGAATCAGCGCCTGGTTCAGAAGCGCGAGATCGCGGAAACGAACGCCCAGCCTCTCTTCCAGTTGGCGAAGGGTCTCTCGGCGCTTGGCATGCAGGGTTTGCGTGTCAACGGAAGCGGATGAGTTCCTCCGAAAACGGAACCATTGCTTGATCTTTTCCAACATAAGTTCGGTCTCGCTTCATCACCCTCATGATTCGAACCTCTTGACAAGCAAACTGACGTTGTGGCCTCCGAACCCGAGGGAATTGGACAATGCCGCCCGGATCCGGACCTCGCGCGCCTTGTTGGGAACGTAGTCGAGGTCGCATTCCGGGTCAGGGTGTTCATAGTTGATCGTCGGCGGGATCACGCCATTCTCCACCGCCAGAACGGTCGCGACGAACTCGATTCCTCCGGCCGCGCCCAGAAGGTGGCCGGTCATCGACTTGATCGAGTTCACGAGGATCCGGTCCGCATGGGCGCCGAAAACGCTTCGGATCGCGTGGCTCTCGATCTTGTCGTTGAGCGGGGTCGAGGTCCCGTGGGCGTTGACGTGGCCGATCGCGTCGAGCGGCAAGGCGCCCTCGCGCACCGCGAGCATCATTGCCCGCGCGGCCCCCTCCCCCTCCGGCGTCGGGGCGGTGATGTGGAAGGCGTCGCCGGTCGATCCGTAGCCCGCGATCTCCGCGCGGATCCTCGCCCCGCGTTTCTTGGCGTGTTCCAGCGATTCGAGCAGCACGACCCCGGCCCCCTCGCCGATGACGAAACCGTCCCGCTCGCGGTCGAACGGACGGCTTGCGTGCGCGGGGGCGTCGTTTCGGGTCGAGAGAGCCTTCATGGAGGAGAAGCCTCCGATCGACATCATCGTGATGCTCGCCTCGGCGCCGCCGCAGAGGATGAGGTCCGCGTGCCCCGCGTGGATCAAGCGGAAACCCTCCCCGATCGCGTGAGCGCCCGAGGAACACGCCGAGACGGGGGAGAAGTTCGGACCGCGCGCGCCCGCGCGGATCGAGACCATTCCCGACGCCATGTTCGCGATCATCATCGGGATGAAGAAGGGACTGATGCGCCCCGGTCCCTTCTCGATCAGAAGCCGATGCTGGGCCTCGAACGTCTCCATCCCGCCGATGCCGCTCCCGATGAGAACGCCGAAGCGGTCGCCGTCGACGCGGGCCGTGTCGATCCCCGCGTCCTGGACCGCTTGGTCGGCCGCCGCGATCGCGAACTGCGTGTAGCGATCCATGCGGCGCAGCTCCTTCGGCGGCACGTACTTCGTCCCGTCGAAGTCCTTCACCTCCGCGGCGAATCGGACGTCGAATCCCGACGCGTCGAACCGCGTGATCGGTCCGACGCCGTTCTTGCCGGCGACGAGAGCTTCCCACATGGTCGTCGCATCGTTTCCGACGGGAGAAACCGCTCCCAGGCCGGTCACGACGACGCGCGCTTCGTTGTTCATAGATCCTTCCGAGCGGGCGAGGGAATCTCCCCGCCTACTTCGACGCGTGCTCCTTCAGGTAGTTCACGGCTTCCCCGACCGTGGTGATCTTCTCCGCCTCCTCGTCGGGGATCTCGACGTTGAACTCCTCCTCGAGAGCCATGACGAGCTCGACGGTATCCAAGGAGTCCGCGCCCAGGTCATCGATGAAGCGCGCATCCGGCGTAACCTGATCCGCGCCGACGCCGAGCTGCTCCATGATGATCTCCCGCACTCGATCTTCGTAAGACATGTCTTCTCTCCTCCTCCCGCCTGCGCCATGCGGCGGGTTCTTCATGCCATGACCATTCCGCCATCGACGTGAACGACTTGTCCGGTGACATACGCGGAGGCCGGCGAAACGAGAAACGCCACGATCTCCGCCACGTCTTGGCTTTCGCCGAGCCTCTTCAGGGGGATCAGATCCATCAACGACTGGCGAGCCTTGTCGGAAAGAACATCGGTCATCGCCGTTCGAATGAAACCGGGGGCGACGGCGTTTACCGTGATGGAGCGCGAGGCGAGCTCCTTCGCCACCGCCTTCGTGAACCCGATGATCCCCGCCTTCGACGCGGCGTAGTTCGCCTGTCCCGCGTTTCCCATCACGCCGATCACCGACGCGATGTTGACGATCCTCCCGCCCTTCGCCTTGAGCATGAGACGCGACACCGCCTTCGTGAAGTTGTAGGTCCCCTTCAAGTTCACCGCGATGACTGCGTCCCACTCCTCCTCCTTCATGCGAAGGAGAAGAGCGTCCCGGGTGATCCCGGCATTGTTGACGAGGATATCAACGCCGCCGAGCTTTTCCACCACTTTTTCGACGCAAAGGTCGACCGCCGCAGCGTCCGCCACGTTCACCCGGAGCGCGACGGCGCGCCTCCCGAGCCCCCGGATCTCCCCCGCCGTCTCCTCTGCCTTCTCCTCGTTGACGTCGACGACCGCGATGTCCGCCCCCATGCCCGCCAGCGTGAGCGCGATTGCCTTGCCGATGTTCTGCGCCGCGCCGGTCACGAGGGCGGTCTTCCCCTCCAGCACTCCCGCCGCCCAGGATGTCCGCTCGTCTTGTTCCATCTCTTCCTACTCCTGCTTCGAGGCGACCGCCTTTCGGAACGACTCGGGTCCGTCCACGCTCTCCACCTCGAACGCGCGGTCGATCTTTCGCGCAAGCCCTTGCAGCACGCGCCCGGGCCCGACCTCGTAAAAACGCGCGAAGCCTTCCTCCCCCATCCGGCGCATCGATTCCTGCCAGCGGACCGCCCCTCGGAGCTGGCGGACGAGCGCGTCGCGGAGATCTTCCCCTCGAACGAGCGGAACCCCGTCCACGTTGACGACCACGGGGACCTCGGCGTCGCGGAACGGCGTGGCCCGGAGCGCCTCCTCGAGACCTTTCGATGCGTGCGCCATCAACTCCGAATGAAAGGCGCCGCTCACGGGTAGCGGAAGGGCCCGCTTCGCGCCCCGCTCGGACGCGAGCCGCATCGCCTTCTCCACCGCCGCCGGCTCTCCGGAGATCACGAGCTGCCCTGGCGCGTTGAAGTTCGCCGGCTGCACGACCCCGACCTCCTCCGCCTCGCGGCAGATCTGCACGACCTCCGCCTCGGCGAGCCCCATCACCGCCGCCATCGTGCCGGGACGCGCGAGGCCCGCCTCGAACATCAGCTCCGCCCGCCGCTTCACCGCGGCGATCGCGTCCTTCGGCTCGAGGACCTTCGCCGCGACGAGCGCCGAGTACTCCCCGAGGCTGTGGCCCGCGACGATCCCGGGTCGGATCCCCTCCTTCCCGAGAAGGCGGAGAAGCGCAAGGCTCACGACGAGGATCGCGGGCTGCGTGTAGCGCGTCTCGCGGAGCGTCTCCTCCGGACCCTCGAAGGCGAGCTTCGAGAGAGGATATCCCATGATCGCGTCCGCGCAATCGAAGACCTCGCGCGTCTCCGGATACTCGTCGGAAAGGCTCTTCCCCATGCCGACGTACTGCGATCCTTGACCTGGAAAGAGAA
The nucleotide sequence above comes from Candidatus Eisenbacteria bacterium. Encoded proteins:
- the rnc gene encoding ribonuclease III — protein: MLEKIKQWFRFRRNSSASVDTQTLHAKRRETLRQLEERLGVRFRDLALLNQALIHRSFLNGRASLRGESNERMEFLGDSVLGLVVNEHLYRKHPEENEGNLTKIKSLVVSRQILAEKAEETGLGRYLLLSASESEAGGRTRASITADALEAVIGAIYLDQGLPAAARFIRRIILDEMREITENEDHLNYKSLLQEKVQSERKLHPVYRIRKEMGPDHQKTFQVDVSVGGQVIGQGRGQTKKDAEQAAARAALERLSGRGERPRYRRRSRRPRRGDRGPSQPERS
- the fabF gene encoding beta-ketoacyl-ACP synthase II, whose product is MNNEARVVVTGLGAVSPVGNDATTMWEALVAGKNGVGPITRFDASGFDVRFAAEVKDFDGTKYVPPKELRRMDRYTQFAIAAADQAVQDAGIDTARVDGDRFGVLIGSGIGGMETFEAQHRLLIEKGPGRISPFFIPMMIANMASGMVSIRAGARGPNFSPVSACSSGAHAIGEGFRLIHAGHADLILCGGAEASITMMSIGGFSSMKALSTRNDAPAHASRPFDRERDGFVIGEGAGVVLLESLEHAKKRGARIRAEIAGYGSTGDAFHITAPTPEGEGAARAMMLAVREGALPLDAIGHVNAHGTSTPLNDKIESHAIRSVFGAHADRILVNSIKSMTGHLLGAAGGIEFVATVLAVENGVIPPTINYEHPDPECDLDYVPNKAREVRIRAALSNSLGFGGHNVSLLVKRFES
- the acpP gene encoding acyl carrier protein; translation: MSYEDRVREIIMEQLGVGADQVTPDARFIDDLGADSLDTVELVMALEEEFNVEIPDEEAEKITTVGEAVNYLKEHASK
- the fabG gene encoding 3-oxoacyl-[acyl-carrier-protein] reductase, which codes for MLEGKTALVTGAAQNIGKAIALTLAGMGADIAVVDVNEEKAEETAGEIRGLGRRAVALRVNVADAAAVDLCVEKVVEKLGGVDILVNNAGITRDALLLRMKEEEWDAVIAVNLKGTYNFTKAVSRLMLKAKGGRIVNIASVIGVMGNAGQANYAASKAGIIGFTKAVAKELASRSITVNAVAPGFIRTAMTDVLSDKARQSLMDLIPLKRLGESQDVAEIVAFLVSPASAYVTGQVVHVDGGMVMA
- the fabD gene encoding ACP S-malonyltransferase, which gives rise to MTSLGFLFPGQGSQYVGMGKSLSDEYPETREVFDCADAIMGYPLSKLAFEGPEETLRETRYTQPAILVVSLALLRLLGKEGIRPGIVAGHSLGEYSALVAAKVLEPKDAIAAVKRRAELMFEAGLARPGTMAAVMGLAEAEVVQICREAEEVGVVQPANFNAPGQLVISGEPAAVEKAMRLASERGAKRALPLPVSGAFHSELMAHASKGLEEALRATPFRDAEVPVVVNVDGVPLVRGEDLRDALVRQLRGAVRWQESMRRMGEEGFARFYEVGPGRVLQGLARKIDRAFEVESVDGPESFRKAVASKQE